Proteins from a genomic interval of Salinarchaeum sp. Harcht-Bsk1:
- a CDS encoding collagen-like protein — MTSRHEFAAPTRRTLLTAIGTGIGAGVIGTSATGDEHQETNYALVQGDDCVPIQPVVGDRPVRSRYEYRLPERYVSEENGAVPGETGLYSSEGTTDLQEAKTSIAFLYRGPEGLSLVLVHGSATEPDGGSVTFRFAGLPEDGEWLVKDDLYRDPATGEIAAQNYDHWNVSGTEHRIDWTWGSSGTDGGAFGNLGDEFDLAIAPAFNEAAALYGEHYEGTVTAWEFCSGSDGGDRIALDMDEPIRITTARCGSEDDSDRDASDHRGNRGPPDHAGEEGPPDHAGEEGPPDHAEEEGPPDHAGEEGPPDHAGEEGPPEHAEEGGSDDRNRGRDRPGHSEEDDEEDDDEVEEEEEEEEEEEEEEEEEEEEEEEEEEEEEEEEEEEEDEE, encoded by the coding sequence ATGACCAGTCGACACGAGTTCGCGGCACCGACGCGACGAACGCTCCTCACGGCGATCGGCACCGGGATCGGCGCCGGCGTGATCGGCACCAGCGCGACCGGCGACGAGCACCAGGAGACGAACTACGCGCTCGTCCAGGGCGACGACTGCGTGCCGATCCAGCCGGTCGTGGGTGACAGGCCGGTCCGCTCGCGCTACGAGTACCGCCTCCCCGAACGCTACGTCTCCGAGGAGAACGGCGCCGTCCCGGGAGAGACCGGGCTCTACTCCTCCGAGGGAACCACGGATTTGCAGGAAGCGAAGACGAGTATCGCCTTCCTGTACCGCGGTCCGGAGGGACTGAGCCTCGTCCTCGTCCACGGCAGCGCGACGGAACCCGACGGCGGCTCCGTGACCTTCCGCTTCGCCGGCCTCCCGGAGGACGGCGAGTGGCTGGTCAAGGACGACCTGTATCGCGATCCGGCGACCGGCGAGATCGCCGCGCAGAACTACGACCACTGGAACGTGAGCGGCACCGAACACCGTATCGACTGGACCTGGGGTAGCTCGGGGACGGACGGCGGTGCCTTCGGCAACCTCGGCGACGAATTCGATCTCGCGATCGCGCCGGCGTTCAACGAAGCGGCCGCGCTCTACGGCGAGCACTACGAGGGAACGGTCACTGCCTGGGAGTTCTGCTCCGGCAGCGACGGCGGGGACCGAATCGCGCTCGACATGGACGAGCCGATTCGCATCACCACCGCTCGCTGTGGCTCCGAGGACGATTCGGATCGCGACGCGTCCGACCATCGCGGGAACAGAGGGCCTCCCGATCACGCTGGGGAAGAGGGCCCACCTGACCACGCTGGGGAAGAGGGCCCACCCGACCACGCCGAGGAGGAGGGCCCACCCGACCACGCCGGGGAAGAGGGTCCACCTGACCACGCTGGGGAAGAGGGTCCACCCGAGCATGCCGAAGAAGGTGGGTCGGACGACCGTAATCGAGGACGAGACCGGCCGGGTCATTCTGAAGAAGACGACGAAGAAGACGATGATGAGGTGGAAGAAGAGGAAGAAGAGGAAGAAGAGGAAGAAGAGGAAGAGGAGGAAGAAGAGGAAGAAGAGGAAGAAGAGGAAGAAGAGGAAGAGGAGGAAGA
- a CDS encoding thiolase domain-containing protein has protein sequence MRDAYLVGAGQTAFGSMPSESYRSLFATAFDRAIDSVPGGLDPRSIDEAVIGALGVGGRQLGLAGPAITEHLGLHGVPCSRIENACAASGYAVRQAVQAVQSGMADVVLAGGVEVMTDLSDDVTNYWLGVSGETEWERLTGTTFAGVYAQMASAYLDRYDATAEHLSMVAVKNHANGAKNPHAHLGFECSLEDATGAPTVAEPLTLYHCCPTSDGAAAVLVASEDVVEEYTADPVRIAGVGAASDRVGLFQRDTYTGIPASELAANRAYEAAGIEPDDLDVAEVHDCFSIAELLAYEDLGLCDRGEAHTLLEEGTTDPDGAIPVNTSGGLKSKGHPIGATGAGQLGECYHQLTGEAGDRQVEDAEIGLAHNVGGSGGAAVVHVLEREGAA, from the coding sequence ATGCGCGATGCCTATCTCGTCGGTGCCGGGCAGACGGCCTTCGGGTCGATGCCCAGCGAGAGCTATCGCTCGCTGTTCGCGACCGCGTTCGACCGGGCGATCGACAGCGTTCCAGGCGGTCTCGACCCGCGATCGATCGACGAGGCCGTGATTGGGGCGCTCGGCGTCGGCGGCCGCCAACTCGGCCTCGCCGGTCCCGCAATCACCGAACACCTCGGCCTCCACGGCGTCCCCTGCTCCCGGATCGAGAACGCCTGCGCCGCCTCCGGCTATGCCGTCCGGCAGGCCGTTCAGGCGGTCCAGAGCGGGATGGCCGACGTCGTCCTCGCTGGCGGCGTCGAGGTGATGACCGACCTCAGCGACGACGTGACCAACTACTGGCTCGGCGTCAGCGGCGAGACCGAGTGGGAGCGCCTGACTGGGACGACCTTCGCCGGCGTCTACGCCCAGATGGCCAGCGCGTACCTCGATCGGTACGACGCCACCGCGGAGCACCTCTCGATGGTCGCGGTCAAGAACCACGCCAACGGCGCGAAGAACCCCCACGCCCACCTCGGCTTCGAGTGCTCGCTCGAGGATGCCACCGGCGCACCGACCGTCGCTGAACCGCTGACGCTTTATCACTGCTGTCCGACCTCGGACGGCGCGGCCGCGGTGCTCGTCGCCAGCGAGGACGTCGTCGAGGAGTACACCGCCGACCCGGTCCGGATCGCAGGTGTCGGTGCCGCCAGCGACCGGGTCGGACTGTTCCAGCGCGACACCTACACCGGCATTCCGGCGAGCGAACTGGCCGCGAATCGAGCGTACGAGGCCGCGGGCATCGAACCGGACGACCTCGACGTCGCAGAGGTCCACGACTGCTTCTCGATCGCCGAACTGCTCGCCTACGAGGACCTGGGCCTCTGCGATCGCGGCGAAGCGCACACGCTCCTCGAGGAGGGAACCACCGATCCGGACGGCGCGATCCCTGTGAACACCTCTGGCGGGCTGAAGTCCAAGGGCCACCCGATCGGTGCGACCGGCGCGGGGCAACTCGGCGAGTGCTACCACCAGCTAACCGGCGAGGCCGGCGATCGACAGGTCGAGGACGCCGAGATCGGGCTCGCGCACAACGTCGGCGGAAGCGGTGGCGCAGCCGTCGTCCACGTGCTCGAACGGGAGGGGGCAGCATGA